A window of the Emys orbicularis isolate rEmyOrb1 chromosome 1, rEmyOrb1.hap1, whole genome shotgun sequence genome harbors these coding sequences:
- the LOC135895343 gene encoding kelch-like protein diablo — MDSLMDVDNEKDDTQDAPQSLGSFVSQGLKQMYLNQQFCDATLVVEGRRFPCHRVLLASVSPYFQVMFTSSFKESQDGEVLLKAIAPSIIQSMLNYLYLEEISLTAETAEELFIASSRLQILPLEEIISRFFVKNISMENCLGIYALAYAHNHKDLLHATMHHIGLNFGSISEDYDFMCLDLSTLTSIISSDDLVVSSELVVYQAVQRWVRFKPAERLPVLSMLMRHIRLPFLTGEALAEIQADSELYGDVQMWWKQLVGEERLWESGGLRQGMYDECIVCMELHRYKIQHGENDYSEFDIDSDLLSGMDCFDPYTGRWKKLPGLKCLRHSASTAVEHKLYLSGGKHRDGSCSDTLYEYNSFTGQWIQLPSMSVPRDSHGFLACNLKLYALGGRNDRHGLTSAETFDLVQKAWTPISKLPFRLIYFASTVLKNKLYLIGGEALAVVPKLVYSGILIYDINLDMWTQMPLDFKCYETAAISMNNGICVIGGFCEEKGRQLTLRGTTEVSFLSSTKCFFLNEDGKMCQEVMIPELPETFAFASVVCWQRRIYLMGGVNCYRLCNRIFYWEPGDSSWTECQEHVPSIEGFIRIFKCVTLKIPKNTLCPFSKKYL, encoded by the exons ATGGATTCCCTAATGGATGTGGACAATGAAAAGGATGACACCCAAgatgcacctcagtccctgggaAGCTTTGTGAGTCAGG GTTTAAAGCAGATGTATCTCAACCAGCAGTTCTGTGATGCTACACTGGTGGTTGAAGGAAGGAGGTTTCCCTGTCACAG GGTGCTGTTGGCCTCAGTCAGCCCATACTTCCAGGTCATGTTCACCAGCTCCTTCAAAGAGTCCCAGGATGGGGAAGTTTTGCTCAAGGCTATAGCCCCCTCCATCATCCAAAGCATGCTGAATTATCTCTATTTAGAGGAGATATCACTTACTGCAGAGACTGCTGAAGAGTTGTTTATCGCATCCAGTAGGCTCCAGATCCTCCCACTAGAGGAGATCATTAGCAG ATTCTTTGTGAAGAATATTTCCATGGAGAACTGCCTTGGGATTTATGCACTGGCGTATGCCCACAACCACAAAGATCTTCTTCATGCAACCATGCACCACATCGGCTTGAATTTTGGGTCCATCTCTGAGGACTATGATTTCATGTGTCTGGACCTCAGCACTTTGACCAGCATCATCTCCTCGGACGACCTTGTAGTGTCCTCTGAACTGGTTGTCTACCAGGCTGTGCAACGCTGGGTGAGGTTTAAACCAGCCGAGCGCCTCCCAGTGCTTTCTATGCTCATGAGGCACATACGCCTTCCTTTCCTGACCGGTGAAGCACTTGCAGAGATCCAGGCAGACTCAGAACTTTATGGGGATGTTCAGATGTGGTGGAAACAACTGGTTGGGGAAGAAAGGCTGTGGGAGAGTGGGGGACTGAGGCAGGGAATGTATGATGAGTGTATTGTGTGCATGGAGCTGCACAGGTACAAGATTCAACATGGGGAGAATGACTATTCAGAGTTTGACATTGATTCTGACTTGCTTTCTGGAATGGATTGTTTTGATCCTTATACAGGAAGGTGGAAAAAGCTGCCAGGTTTGAAATGCCTGAGACAttctgccagcacagctgtgGAGCACAAGCTTTACCTGTCTGGAGGCAAACACCGAGATGGCTCTTGTTCAGACACTCTTTATGAATACAATTCTTTTACTGGCCAATGGATACAGCTCCCCTCCATGTCTGTGCCCCGGGATTCACATGGCTTTCTAGCCTGTAACCTGAAGCTGTATGCTCTTGGGGGACGGAATGACAGACACGGACTCACTTCTGCTGAGACCTTTGACTTGGTGCAGAAGGCATGGACTCCCATCTCCAAATTGCCATTTCGGCTGATATATTTTGCTTCCACAGTGCTGAAGAATAAGTTGTACCTAATAGGTGGAGAAGCTTTGGCAGTAGTACCTAAGCTAGTTTATAGCGGCATTCTGATTTATGACATTAACTTAGATATGTGGACTCAGATGCCTCTGGATTTTAAGTGCTATGAAACAGCTGCTATCTCTATGAATAATGGGATCTGTGTTATTGGTGGGTTCTGTGAAGAAAAAGGTAGACAGCTGACTCTAAGAGGCACTACAGAAGTCTCCTTTCTGTCCAgtacaaaatgttttttcctcaACGAAGATGGCAAAATGTGTCAGGAAGTTATGATTCCAGAATTACCAGAAACATTTGCCTTTGCTAGTGTGGTTTGTTGGCAGAGGAGAATCTACTTGATGGGTGGTGTAAATTGTTATAGATTATGCAACAGGATTTTCTACTGGGAACCAGGTGATTCCAGCTGGACTGAGTGCCAGGAACATGTCCCCAGTATAGAGGGGTTTATCAGAATATTTAAATGTGTGACACTGAAGATACCAAAAAATAcactctgccccttctccaagaaATATCTGTAA